The sequence below is a genomic window from Streptosporangium lutulentum.
TCGCGGCCTGGCCCGTTATCCCGGTCTCTACCAGCCCAACTCGGTCCTCCCCGCCGAGCTGCGCTCCTCGCACGACCCGCGGCCGATGCTGGACGTGGACCACTGGGTGCGCAAGCAGTCGAGCCGGATGATGTTCGTCTACGGCGAGAACGACCCGTGGAGCGCGGAGCGGTTCACACCCAGCCGGAACGACTCCCACCTGTACGTCGCGCCGGGCGCCAACCACGGGGCGAACATCGCCGGTCTGGCCGAGCCCGACCGTCAGGCGGCGACGGCGACCCTGCGGCGCTGGGCCGGGGTGGCCGACGTCCCGCCGTCCGCGCGGAACACTCCGCCGTCCGTCCCCGACGACGACATGCTCCCCGTCCGCCGTCCGTCCTGAGCCTCGCCTGCCGTACGGCTCACGTGAGCCGTACGGCAGGTGAGGTGTGCGGAGCCGACCCGGCCGTGGTGGTGACGAGCCGGGTCGGCGGCGCGTCGGCCGGTATCCTGAGACGCCTTCTTGAAAGGCGTCTCAGGAGCTTTTCTCAGGGACCTTCGGACGGGTGTCCAGCACGGCCTGGTCGGCCGCGACCAGGCCGGCGATCCAGCCCTCGCGGTTGCCGATCGCGCTCGGGCCGAACGTGTCCAGCGTGGGGAAGAGCCGCGCGACCTTGTCGTCGACCGCCTGGTTCCTCGCCGCCAGCACCGGCAGCAGGTCCCTGCCCGTCTCGGCGGACGCCCGCCGGACCGCCTCACCGGTGGCGTCGAGCAACCGCTCCCCGATCCGCTGGGCGTAGGCGGTCAGGAACGACTGCCTGAACGAACGGGTACGCGAGCGGCCCGAGTGATCCCGGCGGGAACCGGCACGGGTCATCGCGGTGACCGCCTGCACCAGTAGGGAGGTGAACAGCACCTCCACCGCGCGCAGGTCGGGCGTGAAGCCCAGCACCGTGGCGAACCCCGGCTCCCTGTGCCAGATCGAGCGGCAGCGGTTGGCCGAGGCGACCACGTGCAGCAGCATCAGCTTGGGCACCTCGTACGGCGCGTCGACGCTCAGCCGGCGGACCTGCGGCTCCTCGGCGCCGGACCGGCCGCCCGATCCCTCGGCCAGCATCGCGGCGTCGATGCTGTGCCGGGCCATCAGC
It includes:
- a CDS encoding DUF2786 domain-containing protein, coding for MLTRVRALLAKAESTEFEAEAETFTAAAQSLMARHSIDAAMLAEGSGGRSGAEEPQVRRLSVDAPYEVPKLMLLHVVASANRCRSIWHREPGFATVLGFTPDLRAVEVLFTSLLVQAVTAMTRAGSRRDHSGRSRTRSFRQSFLTAYAQRIGERLLDATGEAVRRASAETGRDLLPVLAARNQAVDDKVARLFPTLDTFGPSAIGNREGWIAGLVAADQAVLDTRPKVPEKSS